TTATTTTTTATTTGGTAAAAGGTTTCTTAAAATGTTGCCTAACGGCAGTCTGTCTAAAAACCCTGCCGGATTTTTTAAATATAATCGAAAATAATCCTTTTGCCCGTTGGTGGGCCAAAATGTGCGGTTATAATTTTTGGACGGCATTTGGTCCGGAAACGGGCCAACCCCTTTGTTAGGTTGCCCAAAATGGCGGTTAAAGTCAGGTATGCCGGCAAAATGGGCTGATTCCCGATCAGGTTGAGGATCCTCCTGAGGTTGTAGGCGATAAATATGAGTCCCACATCGGCCGAGGCCCTTGCCTTTGTCCTTTTGGTCATTACATGGTCGAACCCCCATTGCCTTTTGATAGTGCCGAAGGGATGCTCTACGATGGCCTGTCTTTTCCTGTACAGATTTTGGTTTTGTGCCACTCGCCGTGCATTTCCGTCGGTATGTTCCTTGAACTCGCTTCGCTGTACGATCTTCCCGTTCTGTTTGGCGGTCGTGCATAGCTCCCGTACAGGGCAGCCTTTGCAGGCGTTCGTTCTATACTGCTTGAAATAATAGTTGCGCCCTTTGTACCGGCTTCCGTTGCTCTTCAGGACATGCCCTTGCGGACAGGTATAGGTGTCTTCCTCCCGGTCATAGGCAAAACGTTCGGCATTGTACGCTGGATCGGGTGCCTGTGACGCCCTTCCGATTCCGGGAACGGCCACTAGGGTATCGATGCCCAGGTCGTCGGCTATCTTGAACTCGCTCCCGGTATGGTACCCCTTGTCGTAGAGTGCGGTAAAGCGGTCGGTCCGCAGGATGGTCTTGGCCCGCCGCAGCATGTTCCCCATGGCCTTGGTGTCGTTGTCGCCCGTCAGGCGGTAATCGATGGGTATACAATGTTCGGAGTCCACGGTGGCCTGTAGGTTATAGGCGACCTCGGTAATGTTGTTGCGCACTATCATGTGGCGGCTCTCCGGATCGGAGGTGGAGATCTGTTCCTGTCCGGATTCCCTTAGCTCCCTCTCCAATTTTCTGTACCCTTCCCTTCTTTTGCCGTGTCGGTCGATATCGTCCTTTATACTTTCCTTGTCCCCGTCGCCTTTTTCGAGCTGCCCTTGGTACTCTTCCAGTTTTTTGTCGATGTAGGCGATATGGCGGTCTATCTTCTTTTGGTTGTAGTTGTTCTTCTTGCTGTTCTGGGCGCGCAGTTTGGTACTGTCACCGGCGATCAACGTGGCACCGATAAGGCCGAAGTTGCGTGCGATCTCGACGGTGGCGCGGAAGACCCTTTTGATGGCCCTGGGGTTGTCCTTCCTGAAATTGCTTATGGTGTTATGGTCGGGGGCAAGGCCCTCGAGCAGCCACATGACCTCGATGTTCCGCCTGCACTCCTTTTCGAGCTGCCTGCTCGAACGAAGCTTGTTCATGTAGCCATAGATATAGAGCTTGAGCAAAGTGGCGGGCCGGTACGCCGGCCTGCCGTTTTCAGGGAAATGTACCTTGAACCCCAGTTTTTCCATATCCAGGCCGTTCACGAACGTATCCACGGCCCTTACGGTATTTTCGTTGTCTATGGCGTCCTCCAGGGATATGGGAAAGAGGGAGGACTGCCTACGGTCTTTTCCTTCTATGTACTTCATATCCTTAAATTACGACCCTATGTGCCGAAGGTCAAGATCCCGGCCTAAAAGTAATCAACAGGGTTATCAAGAATGGAGAGGTTTTTAGACAGTCTGACGGCCTAGTATAAGAAAAGTAGGGCAGTTATGAACGATACTTTTCAGATTAATCTAAAGCCGAATTTTTTAAATTTTGTTATTTATCTTTTCTCGTTTTAAATATACCAAATTTAAAAATTTGGCGACTTGGCAAATACACACAGACCTTTCGGTTAAGCCCTAAAGTCCGTATTACGTTTAGGCTTTGTGCCTGTTGCACAAGTTAGGAAAAAAACGGGTCGTAATCATTGCCGATCGTGAGATGGATCGTAACTTTAGGTATGCAGGGAAAGAAGGACTACCAGGAAAAGCTGTTCGCGAGCTTCCAGCTCAGCGAACGTATACCAAAGGACAATTTTTATAGACGCTTAAGAGGTACAATCGATCTGGATTTCCTCTATCGGTTGACCAAGGGATATTATGGGGAGAGCGGCCAGAAGAGCATCGACCCGGTGGTTTTCTTCAAGCTGTGTTTGGTGGGCTATCTGGAGAACATCATCAGCGACCGCAAGCTTATCGACCATTGTTCTATGCGCTTGGACATCCTATTTTTCATTGGCTATGACATCGATGAGGAGCTGCCCTGGCACAGCACCATAAGCAGGACCCGTCAACTGTTCCCGGAGTCCGTTTTCGAGGAGGCGTTCACCAATATTCTGTCCATGTGCGTGGAGAGGGGTATGGTGAGCGGCCATACGCAGGCGATCGATTCGGCCCCTGTAAAGGCGAACGCAAGTATGGATACCTTGGAGCTGAAGGTGCCCGAAGAGGATTTGGAGGAGCATCTGAAAAAGATACGTGCGATCAGTTCAATGGACAGAGAAGGACCCCACCGTAAATCCAAGAACGATAAATCGGATGAAGGTCAACGGGGTATTACTGCGAGCAAGAGGGAACTTGACGCGATAAAGGGCCGTAACAAGAGATGGGCAAAAGACCAGGACCAACGTCCCGGTGCCGGGAACAAGGGGTCGAAATACACGAGCAACAAGACGCATTACAGTCCCACGGATCCCGATGCCAGGATAAGCGTAAAGCCCGGGAAGGCGCGCAAG
This genomic window from Maribacter sp. MJ134 contains:
- a CDS encoding IS1182 family transposase yields the protein MKYIEGKDRRQSSLFPISLEDAIDNENTVRAVDTFVNGLDMEKLGFKVHFPENGRPAYRPATLLKLYIYGYMNKLRSSRQLEKECRRNIEVMWLLEGLAPDHNTISNFRKDNPRAIKRVFRATVEIARNFGLIGATLIAGDSTKLRAQNSKKNNYNQKKIDRHIAYIDKKLEEYQGQLEKGDGDKESIKDDIDRHGKRREGYRKLERELRESGQEQISTSDPESRHMIVRNNITEVAYNLQATVDSEHCIPIDYRLTGDNDTKAMGNMLRRAKTILRTDRFTALYDKGYHTGSEFKIADDLGIDTLVAVPGIGRASQAPDPAYNAERFAYDREEDTYTCPQGHVLKSNGSRYKGRNYYFKQYRTNACKGCPVRELCTTAKQNGKIVQRSEFKEHTDGNARRVAQNQNLYRKRQAIVEHPFGTIKRQWGFDHVMTKRTKARASADVGLIFIAYNLRRILNLIGNQPILPAYLTLTAILGNLTKGLARFRTKCRPKIITAHFGPPTGKRIIFDYI